The Xiphophorus couchianus chromosome 3, X_couchianus-1.0, whole genome shotgun sequence genome segment ACTCAATTcctcacacaaaaacatttagctctTTTTGGTTTACAGCAGCTTTAAAAGGCCCGTCAGAAAGGGGGTGCTTGAGAAACTTGGTAATTCCTACTGTGGAACTTGtcataaaaaatttgaaaaccaCTGTATTTGACATTTGCGATGAAGATACAAGGAATCCAATAAATCCAGGTGACTGTCCAGAATGCTGGTTAGTTTAGGAAACAGGCAGTGAAAAATGAAGGGATGCTAGCATGTTTCTAAGAATGAAGTTCTATTCAGTCTGTTAAAGTTATCGtaatttttctctaaaattacatgaattatttaatGTCATCTGCAAcaataggaaaaacaaaatctttaccATCAAACTTTATAATTTAAGCTCTGAAATGCTGAGCAATACCTCAGAACAAGCGTGTGAAACCATAAGGGCGGAACAACACATACAAGCATGAAACCAAATGGGTTGGCATGATCTGTTCTCAGCATGGATCCACCTGGTGCTGAGGTCCTTCACTACAGTGATGAGGAACAGTCCTCCACCCTGCTTCTGCAGCTGCACAAACTGAGGGCGGAGAACATCCTGACAGACGTCATCCTGTGTGCTGGTCACACTGAAATCCCCTGCCACCGTAACGTCTTGGCGTCCAGCAGCGCCTACTTCCGAGCCATGTTCTGCAACAACTTCATGGAGACGCGACAAACCAAGTTTGATATGAAAGGAGTTGGACCTGTCATTCTGACCAGTATTGTGGACTATGTTTACACAGGACGCATTAGCATCAGCCTGGATAATGTGCTTCATCTAATGCAGGCGGCGTCCATGCTGCAATTTGGCCGTCTTTTTGAGGCCTGCTCCTGTTTCCTTCAGTCACAGCTGAGACCGGACAACTGTTTGAGCATGTTCAGACTCTCAGATGTGATGAACTGTGACagtctgagaaaaaaagcaaaagagatGGCCATGGAGAGCTTTACTGACGTGTCCTCGTCTGAGGACCTATGCGAGCTTTCTTTACAGGAACTAATGGGGTACCTGGAGGATGACAGCCTTTGCGCTCAGGAGGAGCAGGTTTTTGAGACACTTATTGGTTGGATCCGTCATGATCCCGTCTCCAGGCGGGGGACCATAAGCAGCCTTTTCAAAAAGGTCCGTCTTCGACATTTACACCCTACCTACCTCTTCCAGTTCATTGCAAACGATCCTCTGATCCAGTCCTCCACCCTCTGCACCGAGATCATTGAATCTGTAAGGCGTCTCATGTTTTCGATTGGCACAAGAAGCATCAGGGACTTTGTGGTTGACTTTAAACCTCTCTGGGCTGCACCACAGCGCTGCAGCTATGATGACACCTTGGTGGTGGTTGGAGGAAGAAGGAATAACGAGCTGACTTCGAGGGAGGCGCTGGTTTTCGATGAGAAGAAGCAGAAGTGGCAGCGGCTCACCAAGCTGCCTGTACGTCTTTACAAAGCCTCCTACGTAGCCCTTCACAGCATACTGTACGTTCTGGGAGGCTTGACcacaaacacaagcagcagcCAAGTCAGCCGGATGGTGTACACCCTCTCCCTCAAGACCAACCAGTGGAGGA includes the following:
- the LOC114139082 gene encoding kelch-like protein 38, which encodes MDPPGAEVLHYSDEEQSSTLLLQLHKLRAENILTDVILCAGHTEIPCHRNVLASSSAYFRAMFCNNFMETRQTKFDMKGVGPVILTSIVDYVYTGRISISLDNVLHLMQAASMLQFGRLFEACSCFLQSQLRPDNCLSMFRLSDVMNCDSLRKKAKEMAMESFTDVSSSEDLCELSLQELMGYLEDDSLCAQEEQVFETLIGWIRHDPVSRRGTISSLFKKVRLRHLHPTYLFQFIANDPLIQSSTLCTEIIESVRRLMFSIGTRSIRDFVVDFKPLWAAPQRCSYDDTLVVVGGRRNNELTSREALVFDEKKQKWQRLTKLPVRLYKASYVALHSILYVLGGLTTNTSSSQVSRMVYTLSLKTNQWRTAEPMLEPRFAHQSVFYLHFIFVLGGLGSDRQLTASVERYNSMFNQWEAVAPMPETVLYPAVAATNQRIYMFGGQDATHNPVRLIQVYHIGRNMWCTMENRTVKNVSAPAVVLDEKIYIIGGYTRRVMAYDTEANRFAKCASLKERRMHHAATGLNNKLYVTGGRYVSGHDAVEDTDTFECFDPKTDTWTSKGRLPFKLFDHGCLTLTCVTQNWKKS